A stretch of the Erinaceus europaeus chromosome 1, mEriEur2.1, whole genome shotgun sequence genome encodes the following:
- the LOC132541770 gene encoding large ribosomal subunit protein uL15-like produces MCNVRASGTKAFLHDLYALSLVPQPYKKYPNTRLESRPGTALPRRAGVLGEQPLALFAGCGPVAGPVTRPVTGGQVPQADSRELAGQAVTGTHPSSHPGYFGNVGMRHYHLKRNQSFCPTVLDKLWTLVSEQTRVNAAKNPAGAAPIIDVVLSGYYKVLGKGKLPKQPVIMKAKFFSRRAKEKIKGVGGACVLVA; encoded by the coding sequence ATGTGcaatgtcagagcctcaggcactaaagccTTCTTACATGATctttatgctctctccctagtTCCTCAGCCCTATAAAAAATATCCTAACACGAGGCTAGAGTCTCGCCCAGGCACAGCTTTGCCCCGGCGTGCGGGAGTCCTCGGAGAGCAGCCGCTGGCCTTATTCGCTGGCTGTGGCCCCGTGGCCGGGCCGGTCACCAGGCCGGTGACAGGTGGGCAGGTGCCCCAGGCTGACTCCAGAGAGCTGGCTGGGCAGGCTGTGACGGGCACCCACCCTTCCAGCCACCCCGGCTACTTCGGGAATGTCGGCATGCGCCATTACCACCTGAAGCGGAACCAGAGCTTCTGCCCGACTGTCCTGGACAAGCTGTGGACCCTGGTCAGCGAGCAGACGCGGGTCAACGCTGCCAAGAACCCCGCCGGGGCCGCCCCCATCATTGACGTGGTGCTATCGGGTTACTACAAAGTCCTGGGAAAGGGCAAGCTCCCGAAGCAGCCTGTCATCATGAAGGCCAAATTCTTCAGTAGAAGAGCCAAGGAGAAGATCAAAGGTGTTGGCGGAGCCTGTGTCCTGGTGGCTTGA